GTCCAGACCCTCAGGAAGTGTGGCAAAGTAGCAAAAATTGTAAGtaaagcactgagcagctccttcagtgggagactgcagcacccacggtgtgggacggagagatttcgcaggcctttcctccccactgctgtcagactccacaacaaagactccaactgatcaaacacacacatccacactggtgcaataacactaagtgcaatacttttctggcatcgttgtatttttactcagttgtatatagcatttgtattctatttttatcttattgtatattttattctattttattctactgtatatagtattttattctattctgtacagttgtgtactgtatttattcttattgtattctaatttttgcttcataacttttgcactgtccacttcctgctgtgacaaaacaaatttcccacgtgtgggactaataaaggttatcttatcaatctctcttttaaaaaagaatctACTCTTCACATTAGGAATTAGGATTTTTCTTAACTGGATCTGTTTGTGCTTTTATGGAAAAATTCAGACAGTCAAGAGGCCCAGAAAGGTTCCAGTCAATGTGCTCAATCGTCAGCCATCACCTGACGACAGAGTCTTCAACAATGACTACAATGATGACTACAACTATGATCAAGACCGACGTAGCGTGTACAGCGCTAGGAGTGGCGGAGGCCGGGACCAAAGCCTGGAGAGGGAGCGAGGCGGCTACATGGACTCCGGCTACCACACACGTGATCGTGACTATGACCGGCGGGAACGTGGCAGGAGCACAGAGAGAGACCTCAGCCCGGACCGCCAGTACCGGCGAGATGGCAGCAGAGGCCGCACTTTGGATAGAGAGTACAGCCCAGATCGCCGCTATAAGAGCGAGCATGCGCTTGACCGTGACTACAGCCCAGACAGAAGGTACCGCAGCGACCGCACATTAGACCGAGATTACAGTCCTGATCGGCGTTTCCGCAGCGATCGAGCCCTCGACCACAGCCCCGACCGACGCTACCGAAGCGACCGAGCCCTGGACCGCAACGAGAGCCCCGATCTGCGCTACAGGCGTGACAGTCCAGGACGAGGCCGCGGCCGCGATCAAAGCTACGATCGAGGACTTGACCGCATCGCAAATGAGCCGCGGAAATATGACGAGCCAATAAAGCGAAGTGCAAGCAGGGACCGCCTTGAACGCACACCGTCACCTGCTGCCGTGCCCCTCCCTCTGCCACGCCCTGCCCGGGATCTGGAGCCGCTGGAGAAACCTGTGAATGTGCTACTGCTGAAAAACCATCCCAACGAAGGTGAGACGCTAAAAGGCTGTCAGATAAACAAAACATGTGAATGGTTCTCTTCACCTTAAATGAAAAGGGTTACAGTCTCTGTGGGTGGCACGGAAAGCTAACCTTTACTAAAATTCAGGTTAAATCCTATTTTTAtgttaatgaataaataacaaaacaatcTATGTTGGAGGGTTGTGAACTTTTTCCCAATTCTGAACTAAGACGTAAGAAGAAGTTTGAGAATCACTCAGTTAGGTTCTTATCTGACATATAGAATGGTTTATTATTCAACATAGAAAGGTTAACCGCTTTCCTACCAGGTTATCTGGTGTCTTCCTCAGCTGATACCCTTCTACACAACCATTTGGCAAATCTCACAAAGGTAGCTGCCAATAGCACTTGTGCATCTGCAAGCCTATTGGAAACCTGACTCCTGCCCCAgctcttcctttttctgtttctatttTAATTTCATATCTGTTGCCATTTATATCTGCTCTGTTCTGTAGTAGGGGGTTCCTTCATATGCACAGGGAAGGGCATGGTGATCCCAAAACAAGGGTTTAAGTGGTCCTGACTAGAGTTTTGTTACCCATTTCTAAGTATCTTTGATAtcataaaaaagtaaataaaacctGTACAGCTATTTGGGAAAGAAACCCCCTCCTGCATTTAGCACAAAATAAGTGGTGTCTgccacaagaaaaacaattggCAACAAATTTGATAAATGTTAAGCAGAGGAAAGGATGCACTTTATTTGAAGGTTTTATTAAATGGATGCAAAATGGAAATGTCCTAATTGTACGTTTAATTGTTTACTCAAGCAATTCTAGCGAGAGAGAGAGTTAATGGAGGCACGGCCATGTCAGCATACATCACCACCAGCTGATTTCAGCATATCAGCAGATAAAATGGCTTGTACCATTCATCAGTTTGGCGCTTGCTGTTTActggctttatttttaaattgaggtgaatttcttcacttggcacagaaatgcataaaacaaaatgaacagTTGGAAAAGTGATCACAGTGCTTATAGGTAAATTCTTATTTTAAACATCAGCCTAGTATATCAGTGCATCATTTATACAGATGTGTCCAGAGGCATTTTGGTCAGTGACCGTTAATAAACCCTTCAGAGGTCGAAAAGTGACCTGATTAATTTTTCCATTTGTTCGGTCATGCCAGGTTATCTAGACTGTGAATGTCAGATATAATTAAAGTGGAGTTGGGTAAAATAAggtaaaatatttgtttgattatttacacataaaatatatgtgtgatttgtgtttttgcagaatATGGCCTTCGTCTGGGCAGCCAGCTCTTCATCAAAGAGATGACCAGCACAGGACTTGCCAGCAAGGATGGAAACCTGCAGGAAGGGGACATTATTCTGAAGGTAGGGTGGTGTATATTccttatttgttattttttttgctcattAACCGTCCATTTCTGACAGTTCAAATGAAtccttatttatattttactggGCTTTCGCTCAGCATCATGGGTCACGCTTTGGATGAAACGATCCGGTCACACAGGGTTAAAGACACTGCGTAGCAACTACAGATCGCTAGGGGAAATGAGTATTTCCTGACCAGTTGTTGGCAGTCGATGTGAAATCGATGGCTACATCGCAGTCACGCAAGACTAATGACTAGTTTGTGACCCCATGGCCCAGCTGTCGCTTTGGAAAAATGAGTATTCCTCAGCTGGTTGCTAAAGCTTGCTGGTATTTCCTCAGTAAGATTGCAAAAAGCTGTATATACCTCTGCACTGAAACTTTCCAGTTGCCTTGTTCACTAGTAGGTTGCTGACAACACAGACACTCTGTAAAAGTTGTTGGTTTCAGTGATATGGTGCGAAATTTAGTTTGAAGGTGAGTATTCTCGATTTCTGGTTTGCATTACACTTTCTTAAGTTACAGCTCCGGAAGCAATCAAGAGCAGGctgagaaataaattatttcccTAGTGACCAGTGGTTGCCAGGAGTAGATGGGTCTCTGACCAAAGTCAGTGCTAGTATATTGTAACCTTGGTTTCTGCCGCTTCAGTTGCTTGGTTGTATTCCGTATCCAGGCACAGCTGACAAACAGCctctaatttctttcttttatgttAAAGTGCTGCAAAACCGTGCTGTAACACAGCTGTCATCTGTTTGCTTTCAGTCTCTTTTGTTTATGTCTTCCACTGAGAGAGAGTCAGAGCTGCAACATTGGGTAGCGGAAGTGTAACATCTTTTAGCAGAAAAGTACCATTGTGTAAAATAAGAAACATGCGTTTAACAGAGTAGTATTTCGTACTAGAAAGGGCAGCAGCGATTAAACATTTAGTCGACAAGTCGCCCACATTCCTATCAGTACCTGGGAGAAGCAGCTGCCACACAGAGGCAGGGCAGAGTGGTCACTTTTACATTTGTCTCATATTAAACAAGATGAACAAGATTTCTGAAAGTTTCAAATAACAAAGGCGGCGTGTGTAAAGGTAATCTCAGTGAACCAACGCTCAGGATTCACACTGCTTTAAAAGCTcagttttaaacttttttttttccccctactgTTTGCTCTGTATGATATCAGTGAGAGGGGGGTGTCCCAAGTGTGGTCATGTTTGGCACAGAAGCACCAACAacctgctgtttttaaatggtaTTTGTGTGAATGGCAGTCGTCTTAAAATGAGGGTGGAAGAAGCTAAAAGGATGAACTTAGGGACTGCATTTCCATTTAACTTCAGCATTTAGTAAGCCACCATTGAATTTGAGCTATTTTATTCCATGGGGTATTTCTGAattgtgttttaatgttttcaaaaaaatgtattttgtttttgctctttgatttatttatgttttttattttagcttctgtcattttttttttttttaatcttttatgtGGACTGTTGTAAATCAGTTTGATTTCTTTACCCTATTTAAttgagctctttttttttttttttttttttaaccttattgCTTTGTTCTACTTTAGCTagccatttttgttgttgtgtttttgttactttttggcTGCTTTTGTCTCCTCTGCCTCTTTTGACTTGTATCTTTacagtgtaaaataaataaggattattttaagCTTTAACAAAAATCTGGAGCTGGACATATGCCGAATAGGTTCAGTTTAAAGATCACCCATCTcaatgacatcatacagagtcaagaacagaaaaaaagtatCTGAAACTGACTGTTTAAAGCAACCTGAAGCATGAGTGAGCTTTTGGCTCACGGAGATTAGTTATGTGCTTACCTGATTAAACCTTTGACCATGTGTAATATCAACATTTGTAGTTGTGATAGTAGATGTTTGTATATAACATTAGGAAAAGCATAATTCCTTTTTAAgtgtacaaaatatttaaaaactgtaaaacattGCATGCTTTGTTTGTGTGATTCGTGAGTGAGAAGCGTCTGCACATCTCCTAATCCCCTCTGTCTCTGTCAGATTAATGGGACTGTGACAGAAAACCTGTCTCTCAGCGATGCCGGGAAGCTGATTGAGAAGTCCCGCGGAAAGCTACAGCTGGTGGTGCAGCGAGACAGGAAGAAGATCCTGGTCCGAATCCCGCCAATGGTCGACAGCGACTCGGAGCTCGACGGTGAGAGAAACTCGAAACTGAAAAGCAGCAGGTCCTATGCCGTGTAAAGGCACACCTGGCGAGTGGCCATCATCATCTCcatgatcatcatcatcttcatcattttatatatatatatctagaaATATAAACCTCATTGCATTATGAACTTCTAATGAATCAATTGTGGAAACCTTAATGCCATTAATGTTTCTGTACCTGTCAATCAAATTTGTTCTTAATTCTTAAAATAAAGGCTTTACTTACATCaacttttagttttatttaaatattatttcacATACACATATTCCACAAAGCACTACGAGCTAACCATATTCAGCACATCATCACCATCCCCTCCACCCTCTTATTGCTCACCCCTTTATACctgtttttattgtcacatgaCCAGATGGCATGCTGTTATTGGTCGGGAAGGATAGAGATAAGTGGTGTGAGTGGATTGTTCACTGACCAAATGTTTGCCGGGAGGAGGGGGGGATAGCACGAAGACTTGTGACCCAGTTTGACTGgtttggggtgtgtgtgtgtgcgcgtgtgcatgtgtgaaagtGCTCATTCGCCTCTAGCGGCGTGATCTAATCCCCTATCATAATCCTGCTACTGGATATGACAGAATTTCATTATGTTAAGGTTCGCACCGCTGCAGCCTTCTGGTTTCTACCATCCAGCACCCTTCTTTGTAATTCTGTTTGAGGACAATAGGGACCGACTGACTGAAAAAATTAAGATTTTGAGGTCTGACAGGTACAAATCACCTTAAGTGCACATGTGTAATTTTACTTTGTAATGGTATTACTGTGCTTATTCCTCCCTGCCCTGGAGTATAACATAGAAGTGCAGTCTAGCTTCCACACCCTGAATGCTAACATTGAAACATCCTGTTGAGTTTTAGTGCTCCTCATCATCATTGTAACCCCAGAAACTGGTATTTGCATATCTAATTGGTGTGGCTACTCATCTGGGAACAGTGCTCTGACCTTCATTTGTCTGAGAGCTgtgttgccccccccccccgcttccATGACCCAGGGGCCTTTTTGAGCCGAGCAAAGGCCATGTTATGTAATTTACAAAACAAAGAAGCACCAAGGAGAGATGCAGCATTTTACTCTTTCTGATAAAGTTTATAGGCTTTACTACCTGAACACAGAggaccccaccccccacccccatagCTGCTTGACTCTTGTGTGGTTTCACAGGAGTTGTGATATTTTTCATCATCCTTGTGTGTTTCAGATATCTCTGAGATCGAGTCGTACCGCTCCTATTCTCCACAGGATGACAGACGGGCCCACCACTCTGACCTCTCCTCCCATTCCTCCAATGAGAGACTTCGAGACAAGCCCAGGTACACTATCATTAAAGGCCAATTCTGGTATATTTCAAGCTGTAAAAGCTTTTAATGAGCTTTTCCTCTCAGCCTCAGGGCTCAGAGACTACATCTGTACGATGCTCTGAACCAGATGGCATGTAGCTGAGGTGTTTTGGGCATGTCTTATCAGGAGGGAGGAGACCCCAGAGCAGACCCGGGACATGCTGAGACTGTCTCTTTGCTTGCTTGGGAACTCCTTTGCGTCTTCCAGGCttgggagagggaggtctgggaaTCTGCTTTCCTGTGAAATCAGAAAATgcgatttcagttttatttttatagggggaaaaatagaaaaagaataCAACAATCAGATAATACTCTATGAACAAGCACTGGGTGATCACGGGAAGGAAATTTAACAGGAAAAGATTTCCGGCAGCAtcggctcagggaggggcagccatcacCAGGAATGTGCAATTAGGAACATAACACAAACTGTACCTATTTATTTGGCCGTTTGACCTTTTCAAGGATATTGGTGTCTATGACACCAATCCTAGTATGAATCCTAGCCCCTCCTTTATTGTTTGaccctttttatttttcatgaagTCGAGCACAGTGTTCATTCGGTTCACCAAGTTGAACTCAGTCACATTCCTATGATATCAGCTGATCTCAGTGCTAGCCCACATAAACTAATGGTTCAACCGATATCTTCCTGAACATCCTGTTTTTCAGTCTTGTAGAGAATCCTGTTTAACTTGCTTTAGCCTGCTACCGTTgctgcatctaaaagctgcaacCCCCATCCACCCGTGCTCCTTTTCGTGCTTATTCATGTCATATCTGCCATCCATGCCTGCTCTGTTTTGGACTAGTTGGTCTTGCAACTGCTGCTTTCCCCATCTCAGGATTTCCACTACACACGTGCATATGGAAGGACAGGAAAGTCTAAGAACAGAGCTGTACTCCCAAATCTTACTGCAGAAataaagttcttcttttactttcgTGGTCCTGACTGAGTTAGAAGATTTTGTGGCTCCACAGGTTATGCCAATTTGCACTACACACCTCTGCTCCAAAGATTTGTGGAAGATAAACTGAACTGGGTTGGGCAACGACTCCAAATCAACTGGAATGTTATATAGGtcatttcaaatgtttctgagtctgacaaaaagcaaacacacaaagtttAATCCTTGAAGAGCTGGGTCTGTATTGTTTTGGCAACTGCTTGTGACCTTGTGTCTCATTTTCATTCATAGGAAAGAATTATAATTAACATTTCCTCACAACAAAAGATTTGTCTGCCTGctctacaaacaaacaaacaaaaaccacaatcatctaaaaaatgattttaagtgttgctttgttttgtgcttttcttAATTCTAGATAACACAAAAGCATTGAGCTCTGCTTTGGTCAGTCATTTATTACGAATGAATTAAATACACCAGAAACAAATCAGGATAATGTAGGATTATGCTGATTTTATGCTTCATGAAGCTCAGGCAGCCCGTCACATCAAATATCGGAAAAACCACCATGTTATTAAACCAAACCGGAAAAGGAGTCATAATTATATCAACCgaattaaatgtgtaaaatgcttcttttaaactttccaaaaaTTTGGGATATTACTAGAGAGGAACCGCCTAGCAGGCTGGCAAAAATGGGTGCCATGCCGACCCCATTCAGAGGTGCCGACAGAGACGTTGAAGATAAGGCTGCTTTGCACGCAGAGAGGGAGGAGCCACGCTCCGAGACACCACCAGGTAAACATGATTTCGCCCTGAATATACAagactgtaaaaaataaataagtcaaaTCAGACAGTTGAATTGAATACTGACTGTAAATGATTTTGTTTCTGCAGTACCAGCTGCCAGTGTCGCCCCAAAGGTTCACGCTCCCCCTAAAGTGCCACTAAAGCCAAGTGCAGAAGACCTGGAAATATACGGGTCAGTATTAGttagttgttgtttgtttgtttgtttgtttgtttgtttgtttgtttgttttaattgagTTGCTCAAACTCAAATTTACTCAAAAACAAGAAGCCAGCTTGGTTGTCTCCGTCATAAATAGACTCTACCTTTGTCAACTGTTGTTTCCATGTTTCCATAATGCAGGCCGAACACGGTGATGGTGCGTTTCCAGAAAGGTGACAGTGTGGGTCTGCGGCTGGCGGGAGGAAATGATGTCGGCATCTTTATCGCCGGTGTTCAGGAGGACAGTGCAGCAGAGCAGGAGGGTCTCCGGACAGGAGATCAGATCATGAGGgtacagcatgttttagttcCACATTTAAACCCTGCACACACAAGAGTGCTGTGTCTGAAGTTggagaaaaaagacagaagCTTCGTCTTTGAGACATATATCAGGCCAGATTTCTCATTTTATTTCCTATTGTGTGCTTCAGGTGAACAACAGAGACTTCAGAGGCATGGTGCGTGAAGATGCTGTTCTCTACCTCCTGGAGATTCCTAAAGGAGAGGAAGTTACCATTCTTGCACAGAGCAAGCCTGAAGGTACTGGACTGGATAAAGAACAGTTGCGCAAACAGTACTAATGCCAAAACCGTCCTGTGTTAAAGTATatcacatagacacacacagaataTGATAAAAAGTCTTAGTAGTCTTGTATGAAGAGCCAGTGGCTTGCTTGCTTTTCTATTtcctgtaatttatttatttttatgataaTGGATGAATGAGGAAAAACAAGAGGCCCAAATTTGAGCCATGTGGGATGCCAAATAATGGTGGGGGGGTATttttagcttctgttttcttctatttttgcCAGTGTATAAAGATGTCTTAGCATCTGGCAGAGGCGACTCCTTCTTCATTAGAACCCACTTTGAATATGAGAAGGAGGCCCCGCAGAGCCTTCCTTTCTCCAGGGGGGAGATCTTCAAAGTGACGGACACACTCTATGATGGCAAACTCGGCAACTGGCTGGCAATCCGTAGTGACAAAAACAACCAGCTGTTAGAAAAGGGAATCATCCCCAACAAGAGCAGGTATGCAATGATGATCATCTTTGTGCAGACAGCCtttctgccccctgctggctatcAGAACGTGATGGctatgttttttgttgttgtttttttattttaaatataaatatttcaagtttttaatttttttttttttgtattaaggATTTGGCTggatattttatcattttacatgTTCTTTCGCTGGTAAGAAATCTGCATATCATCGTGTGAGCAGTCTAACTAGACAAAGTCatatattttcttgttttcgATATCAGAGCAGAGCAAATGGCTAACGTCCAGAATGCTGCACGGGCTGCATCGGGCAATGACAGAGGAGACTTCTGGAGGATGAGGGgccaaagagctgcaaagaaGAAAGATTTGCGCAAGAGTCGAGACGACCAGGGCAACGTTCCGGTTACACGCTTCCCCGCCTACGAGAGAGTGGTATTACGTGAAGGTATCCAGGAAACACTTTCACCCTGCAATTTTACCTGAGGCATTTTGCAGAGGTCCTCGCTGTGCCAGGACTTCTGAATtaattctttttgtttcatttagcTGGTTTCAGGAGACCGGTGGTGATATTTGGGCCCATTTCTGACGTGGTTAACGAAAAACTGGCTACTGAACTTCCTGATCAGTTTGTCATTGCTAGTAAGTATCACGACCGCCTGTAAATAAACATTAGCACTAACAGAAAAAGATTTCTGTAGGCTTTCTTTACTCTGTTCTTGTTTGTGAGTGGTTTTTATCTCCTCTTTCAGAAACTGAGCCCAAGGATGCAGGAAGTGAGAAGTCCTCGGGGGTGGTGAGATTGAACTCTATCCGGCAAATCATTGAACAGGTATGGTATAATCATTAGAAGATAATGACGCTGTATGAACACTAGTGCAGTGGCTGTTATGGGAGTGCGCAACACCCATTTTATATTGTTACAATTTATTATTTCcccaatttttttatttttatgtcccCTAAACACCATTAAACCAGAGTTGAATAATAGTGGCTCAAAAATATAAAGCTTCAGATATCAAGCCAAAGATCCCCAGCGTAATTTTGGGTGGATCCTTTTGGAGTTGCATCAAAACTCCAAAGGGATTTGTTGCATCAGAAGCATAAAAATCTGCCAACAGTGGAGCATCTAAGAAGAAAGAGTTAAAGAATAACTTGTGCAGCCATGTTTGTTGGAACCCATTTGAATTTTAGACTAAGTGATCTTTTTTATAAAAGATTTGACCTCATAGTTTCATCCACCTGTTTGAGGGCTAAGAATTAAAATAGGGTAGGGTTGTTAGTCTGTTCTGGTCAGCTAAtcaaaatttaattttaattgagATTTTGCTTTCCAGCTATTACCCTTTATTACCTTCCATAAAACAAGTCATCATAGAGCGCTTCTTTACATGCTTTAGTGCCGTTTTGTGCAGAATTTCAACTTCCTCTACATCAAAACAACCTTTATATCCCAAAGTCCATAGTAACCAAATAAACTGCTAAAAGAGACAATGTCATAGTTGAAATTCACCTGCAGAGTTTGAAGTGGCTCAGATGAACAGCTGTCGAGAGTGACTAACAGAGATTTCTGTGCAATTATTACTCATCATCCGACATATaaccatgtttttcttttttattattctccTGCAGGACCGTCACGCTCTGCTGGACGTGACTCCCAAAGCTGTGGACACCCTGAATTACACTCAGTGGTACCCCATCGTCCTTTTCCTGAACCCTGACAGCAAACAAGGTCTGAAGACCATGAGAAACCGCCTCATACCCGGATCCAACCGCAGCGCACGCAAACTGTATGAGCAGGCCCTTAGGCTGAAAAAGAGCTGTTCACACCTTTTCACGGGTGAGTTTTATGTGATTTATGGCATGGTTGTCCGTAGTTAACTTGTGattaatcagatttttttttttttaatcaactgtAACTGCCCTTAACAGGatagttttcatttttctaataTTCTTACCAGCATGGGGCGGAAAATATACATACTTTATTCACATTTATGCTTATAATTATTGCAACAATCCAAATAATGACAACTACTACTGAGAAAACCCCCGGAGGTACTGCATGCTCATAAAATACACTGAATGTACGCAACAATTCGCTTCTTTCTCCATTTCTACTCACCATCCACAATGTAACTGAGGAAACCACTTCCAGACAACCCGATCTACAGGTCACAGAGCCCACATGCGTTAATCGCGTGTCAAAAAGCCAATAGAGGCGTTAAAAGGAATTTGCGTTGACGTGGTATTGTCATGTTAACTTTGACAGTACTAAGTATTATGAAATCTTTTTCTtcctatattttttttcttttaagaattttttgttttgttttttgtctgttagaCACCATCGACTTGAACTCGGCCAATGACGCATGGTATGGCAGTGTGAAAGATTTAATTCGGGAGCAGcaagacaaagctgtgtgggTGTGCGAGGGCAAGGTGAGTGTCAGTGAACTTCTGCAGACCACTTGTTTTTGTGTGAATTTGACTGTTTCTTACACCCCTTCGCTTTGCTGTTACTTTCTCTCCTCAGGTGGATGGTTCAGAGGAGGACCTAGATCTCCAAGACGACCGCATGTCCTACCTGTCGGCAATGAGTGACTACCTCAGCATGGACAGCCGGATGACCAGCGACTACGATGACACAGCGGACGAGGGCGGGGCGTACACTGACAATGAGCTGGACGAGACACTGGATGAACCCCAGCCCGTGTCGGCCATCAGTCGATCATCAGAACCTGTACTGCCCGACGAGGTGGGCGTGTCTGCCGATAGACACTCTTCTTTTCCCCAACGTTGTTAatccatcatcatcactgttaaAATATCTACTCCAACCCCTGTGACCCTTCTCTGTGTGCCGTGTGTTTGTGTAGCGGCCTCACCCTGAACCCCGTGTACGTATGAGAAGAGAGGTGAACAGAGAGCCAAGCCCTCCCCCTTCTTTCGTCCCTGAACCCCCAAAGGTGAGAACCTCTCCCTGTTTTCCTCCCGTCAGACATCACTGTCGCTACACTTTCTTGTGGTCTCTCAAGCTGCATCTCAATTTAAAGTCTTTAGACCTTTCAGTTCTTGGCAAGACTCGAAGTACCATCAGATCTGATTCAAACCAAGCTGGAAATGTCTGAGGGTAGAACTGTCTTCTTTGGACTTCATTTAGTGCCGGTGTCCATTTCAGAACTTTTTCTtgataaataacaaaaactcTAATCTAGATGAATAAAGTTGCCCTTCTATACATCAGTTAAGAGTGCATCCAATAAAGGAGGATCTATTTAAATTGCTTCATTTGGTACTTCCTCTGCAAGCCGCTTTGGAACCCACCTGCACCTTGTACTCCTCCTCTAATTGATGTTTCTTTCCACATATGCACATATGTACCTGCAAATATAAGGGACTGAAGATGAGGGGGAAAAACACCTTTTGTTGCCTAAACCAGCTGTGACTGAAATAAACTTTCTCACACTAAGCTGataaaaatgttcaaaactCCTGCCTGCCTTATATTTGGAAGTGGCTCttccttaaaaaacaacaaaccacaTCCTGTAGTTGAGCAAATGATCACAAatggttcttttttttgtttgtttgtttgtttcaggttCGTGCTCAGACTCGAACTGACTCCACACGGAGCTACGAGTCACACTCCAGCAGCACCATCAGCAGCGACGCAGTGGGCGGAAACAAGCCGCCTCCCCCTCCCGTGAAGCCTGTGAAGCCCACTATCACCCGCCAACCAGTGAACCAGTCGTCAGAAGATCAGAGTCCGGGGAAAGACGACGAAGTGGAGGACCCCGCCAACAAATCCTTCCTGGGCAAGGTTAGACTCATTTATTGatttaaatgaattaattattttttattttattcttatacCAACAAGGCAGCTATCTGGGGCAAAAAGTCagacttttttatgtttctttctTCCCTTGCTTTAGAAGATTTCACTCTGGTATTATATCAAACTTATTCCCTTCtcctccttttgtttttttttttgtttttttactttctctGCATCTAATGTGAAATAGAAAATGGGTGACCAGGtaactacaaatttaccaaCACGTGTTTCCAACCCTCCCTTCAAATCCACAACAGCTCGTCATGCATCACAAATGTTCCCATTAATAAATCTCATTATGTATTTGCGTATTTACAGACACTCTTGTCTGTAAATGTTTCATCTGACAATCACTTCCTTGTGAGTTACACCATGTGA
The Maylandia zebra isolate NMK-2024a linkage group LG7, Mzebra_GT3a, whole genome shotgun sequence DNA segment above includes these coding regions:
- the tjp2a gene encoding tight junction protein ZO-2a isoform X4; protein product: MKFKKFITIMQAAMGIVPLNKRELLPPGRKLWRPPGDQPGSDQTSTDLLKCSRKFCWSREAQYLYLRRLSSRSFSAIMMNPVMEETVWEQYTVTLHRDSKMGFGIAVSGGRDNPNEDTGETSIVVSDVLQGGPADGLLFENDRVVQVNAIPMDGAIHSFAVQTLRKCGKVAKITVKRPRKVPVNVLNRQPSPDDRVFNNDYNDDYNYDQDRRSVYSARSGGGRDQSLERERGGYMDSGYHTRDRDYDRRERGRSTERDLSPDRQYRRDGSRGRTLDREYSPDRRYKSEHALDRDYSPDRRYRSDRTLDRDYSPDRRFRSDRALDHSPDRRYRSDRALDRNESPDLRYRRDSPGRGRGRDQSYDRGLDRIANEPRKYDEPIKRSASRDRLERTPSPAAVPLPLPRPARDLEPLEKPVNVLLLKNHPNEEYGLRLGSQLFIKEMTSTGLASKDGNLQEGDIILKINGTVTENLSLSDAGKLIEKSRGKLQLVVQRDRKKILVRIPPMVDSDSELDDISEIESYRSYSPQDDRRAHHSDLSSHSSNERLRDKPREEPPSRLAKMGAMPTPFRGADRDVEDKAALHAEREEPRSETPPVPAASVAPKVHAPPKVPLKPSAEDLEIYGPNTVMVRFQKGDSVGLRLAGGNDVGIFIAGVQEDSAAEQEGLRTGDQIMRVNNRDFRGMVREDAVLYLLEIPKGEEVTILAQSKPEVYKDVLASGRGDSFFIRTHFEYEKEAPQSLPFSRGEIFKVTDTLYDGKLGNWLAIRSDKNNQLLEKGIIPNKSRAEQMANVQNAARAASGNDRGDFWRMRGQRAAKKKDLRKSRDDQGNVPVTRFPAYERVVLREAGFRRPVVIFGPISDVVNEKLATELPDQFVIAKTEPKDAGSEKSSGVVRLNSIRQIIEQDRHALLDVTPKAVDTLNYTQWYPIVLFLNPDSKQGLKTMRNRLIPGSNRSARKLYEQALRLKKSCSHLFTDTIDLNSANDAWYGSVKDLIREQQDKAVWVCEGKVDGSEEDLDLQDDRMSYLSAMSDYLSMDSRMTSDYDDTADEGGAYTDNELDETLDEPQPVSAISRSSEPVLPDEVRAQTRTDSTRSYESHSSSTISSDAVGGNKPPPPPVKPVKPTITRQPVNQSSEDQSPGKDDEVEDPANKSFLGKIKAFEKMDHLARAQRLLELQEAENARLEIAQKHPDLYAVPVKLPKPNLSRPQPIGSSSIPEPQTPSRPPYSESRGHEDDEDDYRRQLADQTKRGYYNPQKYKDTEL